One genomic segment of Ignavibacteriales bacterium includes these proteins:
- a CDS encoding alpha/beta hydrolase-fold protein produces MLFLRFAVFSFIWFLMFMECQSQNVQITFTVIVPPMTPKDAIVYIAGNHPMLGNWNPGGIALKKIDDSTWSRSFTFTKGQELEYKITLGSWDSQALYHSMEAPENSRKIVEGKDHVVLQPTNWQSIVFQPLHGGITGAVEYHRQLRGDGLQYARDVIVWLPPSYEKQKSKRYPVLYMHDGQNIIDPRTSFIGYDWHVDEVADSLIRAGTMEEIIVVGIYNSRDRISEYSDTDMGKAYAKFVISKVKPLIDSTYRTKPDRQNTAVMGSSMGGLISFLFVWWHPEVFSKAGCLSSVFDSRAASVLNLVRAEKKKTHDVKIYFDCGGYNGERSLKPGMDEIIELMKKGGYNEGTDFISFFDPKAEHSERAWASRVWRPLIFLFGK; encoded by the coding sequence ATGCTGTTTCTGCGATTCGCCGTCTTTTCTTTTATTTGGTTCTTAATGTTCATGGAATGTCAGTCTCAGAATGTACAGATTACCTTCACTGTGATCGTGCCGCCGATGACGCCAAAAGATGCTATCGTCTATATAGCAGGGAATCATCCAATGCTGGGGAATTGGAATCCTGGTGGAATTGCGCTGAAGAAGATCGATGATTCGACGTGGAGCCGGTCGTTCACTTTTACGAAGGGACAGGAACTCGAATATAAGATCACCCTTGGATCGTGGGATAGCCAGGCACTGTATCATTCTATGGAGGCACCGGAAAATAGTCGTAAAATCGTTGAAGGGAAAGATCATGTTGTTCTTCAGCCGACCAACTGGCAAAGCATTGTGTTTCAGCCGTTACACGGAGGAATCACAGGAGCGGTGGAATATCATCGTCAGCTGCGCGGTGATGGATTACAATATGCCCGCGATGTGATTGTCTGGTTGCCGCCGTCGTACGAGAAACAGAAATCAAAACGATATCCGGTTCTTTATATGCATGACGGTCAGAACATCATAGATCCGCGAACATCGTTCATCGGCTATGACTGGCACGTCGATGAGGTTGCCGATAGTTTGATACGGGCCGGTACAATGGAAGAGATTATCGTCGTCGGCATCTATAATTCACGAGATCGTATCTCTGAATATTCCGACACAGACATGGGAAAGGCGTACGCAAAATTTGTAATCAGCAAGGTCAAACCGCTCATCGACTCAACGTACAGAACAAAACCCGACAGACAAAATACAGCCGTCATGGGTTCTTCGATGGGTGGATTAATTTCTTTTCTGTTTGTATGGTGGCATCCGGAAGTGTTTTCAAAAGCGGGGTGTCTCTCCAGTGTCTTTGATAGCCGCGCAGCGTCGGTACTGAATCTTGTCCGAGCGGAAAAAAAGAAAACGCACGATGTAAAAATCTATTTCGATTGCGGCGGTTATAATGGCGAGCGAAGCCTGAAACCGGGAATGGACGAGATAATAGAACTCATGAAAAAAGGGGGATATAACGAGGGAACCGACTTTATTTCCTTTTTTGATCCCAAAGCAGAGCATAGTGAACGCGCATGGGCTTCACGGGTCTGGCGTCCCTTGATATTTCTTTTTGGGAAGTGA
- the ubiE gene encoding bifunctional demethylmenaquinone methyltransferase/2-methoxy-6-polyprenyl-1,4-benzoquinol methylase UbiE: MRSLFDSIAHRYDFLNHALSSGIDIIWRQRAIRLLQPIRPKKILDVATGTADLALEAVRLNPEQIIGIDISQKMLERGRHKIRLRKLEHLITLESGEAEHLHFESGSFDVVMAAFGVRNFTDLELGLKEFHRVLRPEGCAMILEFSKPKRFIIKHMFHVYSQYILPLLGGIVSRNRSAYQYLPSTVAEFPDSEEFCALLRSAGFTAVTCSPQTFGIASIYIAKKESSST, encoded by the coding sequence GTGCGTTCGCTTTTTGATTCCATTGCACATCGGTACGATTTTCTTAATCACGCACTGAGTTCTGGTATTGATATTATTTGGCGGCAAAGAGCAATCCGGCTGCTTCAACCAATACGACCGAAAAAAATTCTCGATGTAGCCACTGGTACTGCCGATCTTGCACTTGAAGCAGTTCGGTTAAATCCTGAACAAATTATCGGCATCGACATTTCACAAAAAATGTTGGAAAGAGGCCGCCATAAAATTCGATTGCGGAAACTGGAGCACCTTATCACGCTCGAATCCGGTGAAGCCGAACATCTGCACTTCGAGTCCGGTTCATTCGATGTCGTGATGGCTGCATTCGGCGTGAGAAATTTTACAGATCTTGAGCTTGGACTGAAAGAGTTTCATCGCGTGTTGCGTCCAGAGGGCTGTGCAATGATTTTAGAATTTTCTAAACCAAAACGTTTTATAATAAAGCATATGTTCCACGTGTATTCACAGTATATCCTCCCTCTGCTTGGAGGAATCGTTTCACGCAATCGTTCGGCATATCAATATCTTCCAAGCACAGTGGCAGAGTTTCCGGATAGCGAAGAGTTTTGTGCTCTCCTGCGTTCTGCGGGATTCACAGCTGTGACATGTTCTCCACAAACTTTTGGCATCGCTTCTATCTATATTGCAAAGAAAGAATCATCATCTACATGA
- a CDS encoding ROK family protein, with the protein MGKIEVTLGVDIGGTNTVLGFVDRLGKVVVEKSMLTNAHEPAEIFFKRFHENADALLNNISAQYEMLGVGIGAPNANYYRGTVEYPPNLLWKGVTKVVEIVKEHMKVPVVITNDANAAAMGEVVFGAAQGMKHVLVITLGTGLGSGIIVDGKLLYGADGFAGEVGHTIVDPNGRVCGCGNKGCLEAYASSTGICRTVQELMSTRTAPSELRNITFEQLTSKMIYESARRGDQLALEAFEFTGKILGMKLADSVAHLSPEAIILFGGLAKAGDLIFKPTKQSMEERLFKIFKNKVKLLPSGLPEGNSAVLGASALAWDELLKQKN; encoded by the coding sequence ATGGGAAAAATTGAAGTCACTCTCGGTGTTGATATTGGTGGAACAAACACTGTCTTGGGATTTGTCGACCGTCTTGGAAAAGTGGTTGTGGAAAAGTCCATGCTCACAAACGCCCATGAACCGGCGGAGATATTCTTCAAGAGATTTCATGAGAATGCAGATGCCCTTCTGAACAACATCAGCGCGCAGTATGAAATGCTGGGAGTTGGGATTGGTGCACCGAATGCAAATTATTACCGCGGTACGGTCGAGTATCCGCCGAATTTGCTGTGGAAAGGTGTGACGAAGGTTGTTGAAATAGTAAAAGAGCATATGAAAGTACCGGTGGTTATTACCAACGATGCAAACGCTGCCGCGATGGGCGAAGTGGTGTTTGGTGCCGCTCAAGGAATGAAACATGTCCTCGTGATCACGCTGGGGACAGGTTTAGGCAGTGGAATCATTGTCGACGGCAAACTCCTTTATGGCGCAGACGGGTTTGCTGGTGAAGTCGGTCATACAATTGTCGACCCCAATGGACGTGTATGCGGCTGCGGTAACAAGGGATGTCTTGAGGCCTATGCTTCTTCAACCGGTATATGCCGCACAGTACAGGAATTAATGAGCACACGCACAGCGCCGAGTGAATTACGAAATATCACTTTTGAACAATTAACGTCGAAGATGATCTATGAATCTGCAAGGCGTGGTGATCAGCTTGCGCTTGAAGCATTCGAATTCACGGGAAAGATTCTCGGTATGAAGCTCGCAGATTCGGTAGCCCATCTCAGTCCTGAAGCAATCATCCTCTTTGGCGGATTAGCGAAAGCCGGCGATTTAATTTTCAAACCAACGAAACAGTCGATGGAAGAGCGTCTATTTAAAATCTTTAAGAATAAAGTCAAGCTGCTCCCATCAGGATTGCCTGAAGGCAACAGCGCCGTCTTAGGCGCAAGTGCATTGGCTTGGGATGAATTGTTGAAGCAGAAGAACTAA
- a CDS encoding TatD family hydrolase: MVPDYIDSHAHLFFTDYANDLAAVLSRAEDAGVRKIIVPGTDLKSSREAVLLADQHENIFACVGIHPHEASKAASQDLREIEKLCDHPKVVALGEIGLDYHYDFSPPELQQKYFAEQMEIAVRRNLPVVVHMRESTEDVFSLVKQTVHMNPHWKENSEEPKRGVFHCFSGTAEQAAYVHGLGFCISYPGIVTFKKSESLEVVKQIGIRNILLETDSPYMTPVPFRGKRNEPAYIVLIGRKIAEALSISEEEVARMTTANAVRLFGLHQSEKR, translated from the coding sequence ATGGTTCCAGACTACATTGATTCTCATGCCCATCTTTTCTTTACCGATTACGCAAACGACCTTGCGGCCGTCCTGTCGCGCGCGGAGGATGCTGGCGTACGCAAGATCATTGTTCCGGGTACGGATTTGAAATCCAGCCGGGAGGCTGTCCTGCTTGCAGATCAGCACGAGAATATTTTCGCGTGCGTTGGTATACATCCGCACGAGGCATCCAAGGCGGCTTCCCAGGATTTAAGAGAGATTGAAAAACTCTGCGATCATCCGAAAGTAGTTGCTCTTGGTGAGATAGGATTGGATTATCATTATGATTTCTCTCCGCCTGAGCTGCAGCAAAAATACTTTGCCGAACAAATGGAAATTGCCGTACGAAGAAACTTGCCGGTTGTTGTGCACATGCGCGAATCAACGGAAGATGTTTTTTCTCTCGTGAAACAAACCGTGCATATGAATCCGCATTGGAAAGAAAACAGCGAGGAACCAAAACGCGGAGTATTTCATTGCTTTTCAGGCACGGCAGAACAAGCTGCGTATGTACACGGACTTGGTTTTTGTATTTCCTATCCCGGTATTGTTACATTTAAAAAATCAGAGAGTCTCGAAGTTGTGAAGCAGATTGGAATTCGTAACATATTGCTCGAAACAGATTCTCCTTATATGACGCCGGTTCCGTTTCGGGGAAAAAGAAATGAGCCGGCATATATCGTCTTGATCGGGCGGAAGATTGCAGAAGCGCTGAGCATCTCTGAAGAAGAAGTAGCTCGCATGACAACAGCGAATGCAGTTCGTTTGTTTGGTCTTCATCAGTCAGAAAAAAGATGA
- a CDS encoding amidohydrolase family protein: protein MKQKPNRADVNSELRNLASKGHIEIPGEDPEQLAKRWIDIIDKWKLERLNLFASIPGDEDSIVKAVKAFPARFSGMFVIDPNSNLLMENATKRMQQDKLKGVLLYPSLYQINVNDEWLYPLYNLIQECGGMIFVQFGKLTMRPREYAGIPTITNNEFANPKDLIPVAKKFAGIKFIIPSFGSGMFEETLEIGRACPNVYVDTAGSNSWITEHPTKPDMRRVFQKFLEVYSANRILFGSASGLLPRGYRYDIVDNQLKLVQEMRVPIPDIKKIFYENMAGLIDNV, encoded by the coding sequence GTGAAGCAGAAACCTAATCGCGCAGACGTCAATAGCGAGCTTCGAAATCTTGCGTCGAAAGGACACATCGAAATCCCCGGTGAAGATCCCGAGCAGCTTGCGAAGCGTTGGATTGACATCATCGACAAATGGAAATTGGAACGGTTGAATCTCTTTGCCAGTATTCCCGGAGATGAAGACTCGATCGTCAAAGCAGTGAAAGCATTCCCGGCTCGCTTTTCGGGAATGTTCGTCATCGATCCCAATTCTAATTTGCTGATGGAGAATGCGACCAAGCGGATGCAGCAAGATAAGTTGAAGGGAGTACTGCTGTATCCTTCGCTGTATCAAATTAACGTCAACGATGAGTGGCTCTATCCTCTCTATAACCTCATTCAGGAATGCGGCGGCATGATCTTTGTGCAATTTGGCAAATTGACTATGCGTCCGCGAGAGTACGCCGGCATTCCTACGATAACGAATAACGAATTTGCGAATCCTAAAGATTTGATACCCGTCGCAAAGAAATTTGCCGGCATCAAATTCATCATACCGAGTTTTGGTTCTGGAATGTTTGAAGAGACATTAGAAATCGGAAGAGCATGTCCAAATGTTTATGTTGATACAGCCGGTTCAAATTCTTGGATTACCGAACATCCTACAAAGCCCGATATGCGCCGTGTGTTTCAGAAATTCTTAGAGGTCTATTCAGCAAATAGAATCTTATTTGGATCAGCTTCAGGTCTTCTCCCCCGCGGTTACCGCTACGATATTGTGGATAATCAGCTTAAGTTGGTTCAGGAAATGCGTGTTCCAATACCGGATATAAAAAAAATATTTTATGAGAATATGGCGGGATTAATAGACAACGTGTAA
- a CDS encoding putative metal-dependent hydrolase, with protein MPTEEELKYPIGRFIFVQPTPELRAEHIRQFRTAPNLLNEAVKNLTEDQLLSTYRPGGWTLAQVVHHLVESDVNAYPRLKYALTMDVPDVMVAEQGLWAELPDAKSPSINLSLALFVAIRNRWADAFESLDSSSFNRQWRHAWYGVLSVDALLQQYVWHARHHSAQISSHRKRMGW; from the coding sequence ATGCCGACAGAAGAAGAATTGAAATATCCCATCGGGAGATTTATTTTTGTCCAACCAACGCCTGAACTTCGAGCTGAACATATTCGACAGTTCAGAACCGCTCCGAATCTTTTAAATGAAGCTGTCAAAAATCTTACTGAGGATCAACTCCTCAGCACATATCGTCCTGGCGGTTGGACTCTTGCCCAGGTCGTACATCATTTGGTTGAATCGGACGTTAATGCATATCCCCGGCTGAAGTACGCTCTTACGATGGATGTACCAGATGTGATGGTGGCAGAACAAGGGTTGTGGGCAGAATTGCCAGACGCAAAATCTCCATCCATTAACTTGTCGTTGGCTCTGTTCGTAGCAATCCGTAATCGCTGGGCAGATGCATTTGAGTCACTGGACTCCAGTTCCTTCAATAGACAATGGCGTCACGCTTGGTATGGTGTTTTGTCAGTGGACGCTTTGCTTCAACAGTACGTATGGCATGCCAGACATCATAGTGCTCAGATAAGCAGTCATCGAAAACGCATGGGCTGGTAG
- a CDS encoding aldo/keto reductase, with amino-acid sequence MIYRDFGTTGLRVSVLGYGAGQLGAATFSDVDAGRLLNEVVDRGITLIDTARGYGMSEERIGKHLKHRRHEIVLSTKVGYDIPGYTDWTYDCVHAGIDEALRRLQTDVLDIVHLHSCPRTTLKEGSSVRALEEAVRAGKVRVAAYSGENEALDWAVDSGRFESVEHSLNICDQRVIDGALTRSLARGLGVISKRPVANAPWRYAECPKGEYAEEYWWRWNTMKLDRRDLSWQELALRFTAFTPGVSSCIVGTTQLNHVLQNCSFLEAGPLAEDHRHAIRHAFRTNDPGWWVGQI; translated from the coding sequence ATGATCTATCGTGACTTTGGAACAACAGGATTGCGAGTGTCGGTGCTGGGGTACGGAGCCGGGCAATTAGGTGCGGCAACCTTCTCGGATGTTGATGCCGGGCGATTACTCAATGAAGTGGTGGATCGAGGAATTACACTCATTGATACAGCTCGCGGGTACGGAATGTCGGAAGAACGGATCGGAAAACATTTAAAACATCGGCGACATGAGATCGTACTTTCGACAAAAGTCGGATACGACATTCCCGGATATACCGATTGGACGTACGACTGTGTCCATGCCGGTATTGATGAGGCGCTTCGTCGTCTTCAAACAGATGTACTTGATATTGTTCATTTGCATTCGTGTCCGCGCACTACATTAAAGGAAGGTAGCTCAGTGCGTGCATTGGAAGAGGCGGTACGGGCAGGCAAAGTACGGGTCGCGGCATATTCAGGTGAAAATGAAGCTCTGGATTGGGCTGTGGATTCCGGCCGATTTGAAAGCGTAGAACATTCATTGAATATTTGTGATCAGCGTGTTATCGATGGTGCTCTTACTCGATCCTTAGCTCGCGGTTTAGGCGTCATTTCAAAACGTCCTGTGGCCAATGCACCATGGCGTTATGCTGAGTGTCCAAAAGGAGAGTATGCCGAAGAGTACTGGTGGCGATGGAATACCATGAAATTAGATAGACGGGATCTGAGCTGGCAAGAATTAGCTTTGCGATTCACAGCTTTTACACCCGGAGTCAGTTCGTGTATTGTTGGTACTACTCAATTAAACCATGTGCTGCAAAATTGTTCCTTTCTTGAAGCCGGCCCCTTAGCTGAAGATCATAGACATGCAATAAGACATGCGTTTCGAACGAACGATCCGGGCTGGTGGGTTGGACAAATATAA
- a CDS encoding alpha-amylase family glycosyl hydrolase: protein MNQRSVRFVALMLVFTAGVYAMQKKPLALDGRWLFKVDSLNKGIAEEWFSQSCDRSTWTEVDVPSYWERYHGLETYDGVGWFARKIEVKDVSQPLSIFFGGVDDDAVVWVNGIMVGVHYGYSESFNMPIDQAVTVGTNEIVVRVNDNSGPGGIYKPVTIVPTNELDQLFRTKYGSMDAKKSAEWVKNAVIYEVYLRSFSKAGTLKALEERIPELKKLGVTVVWLMPIHPTGKINRKGLLGSPYSVQDYYAVNAEFGTLDNFKSLVNSVHQQGMKIIIDLVANHTAWDNPMLRSHPEWYTHDVSGKIIPPNPDWADVADLNYDNPGLRQYMITMMKYWVRDIGIDGFRCDVAELVPTDFWEAAVKELDAIKPVIMLSEGTLPEHHIKAFDLTYSWNVYDVLEKVINGTTPATILHDLLKSESYQFPKGSLRMRFNTNHDKNAYDGPAVEKFTPQGARATAVLTFTYPGIPLIYNGEEVGNTKRLGLFEKTDIDWSKNAEFRTLYETLSLLRRQHPALVSGSYSAVQNSENKKVLSFIRIKGEDSVLVVINFGSAPVNTKLKLQTNLNSKWKDLFTNKNILMTSGQIEMQLSSLGFVVLSPLPDN, encoded by the coding sequence ATGAATCAAAGATCTGTTAGATTTGTTGCGTTGATGTTAGTCTTTACGGCAGGAGTGTATGCGATGCAAAAGAAACCATTGGCACTTGATGGTCGTTGGTTGTTTAAAGTCGATTCATTGAATAAGGGAATTGCTGAAGAATGGTTTTCTCAAAGCTGTGATAGAAGTACGTGGACCGAGGTAGATGTACCTAGCTATTGGGAGCGATATCATGGTTTAGAAACCTATGATGGCGTAGGTTGGTTTGCACGAAAGATAGAAGTAAAAGACGTTTCCCAGCCTCTTTCGATTTTCTTTGGTGGTGTGGATGATGATGCGGTTGTATGGGTGAATGGAATAATGGTGGGAGTACATTACGGATACAGTGAGTCGTTTAATATGCCCATCGATCAAGCAGTCACGGTTGGGACGAATGAAATTGTTGTACGGGTAAATGATAACAGCGGCCCCGGTGGCATTTACAAGCCGGTGACAATCGTTCCCACGAATGAACTTGATCAATTGTTCCGAACAAAATATGGTTCGATGGATGCAAAGAAAAGCGCAGAGTGGGTAAAAAATGCTGTGATCTATGAAGTCTATCTTCGCTCATTTTCAAAAGCGGGGACTTTGAAAGCGCTCGAAGAAAGAATTCCAGAGCTTAAAAAATTGGGGGTAACAGTTGTATGGCTCATGCCGATTCATCCAACCGGAAAAATAAATCGAAAAGGATTACTGGGCAGTCCCTACTCTGTCCAGGATTACTACGCCGTCAATGCCGAATTTGGAACATTGGATAATTTTAAATCCCTCGTGAATTCAGTTCATCAGCAGGGAATGAAGATCATCATAGATCTTGTCGCAAATCATACAGCATGGGATAATCCAATGCTCAGGAGCCATCCCGAATGGTACACGCACGATGTATCCGGGAAAATCATTCCGCCGAATCCGGATTGGGCAGATGTTGCAGATCTGAATTATGATAATCCGGGATTGCGGCAGTATATGATCACCATGATGAAGTACTGGGTTCGCGATATCGGAATTGATGGATTCCGGTGTGATGTGGCCGAACTGGTACCGACAGACTTCTGGGAAGCTGCAGTGAAAGAACTCGATGCAATCAAACCTGTCATTATGCTGTCAGAAGGAACGCTTCCGGAACATCATATCAAAGCGTTTGATCTGACGTACTCGTGGAATGTTTATGACGTTCTCGAGAAAGTGATTAACGGCACGACACCGGCAACGATCTTACATGATCTCCTGAAATCGGAATCATATCAATTTCCGAAAGGTTCGCTGCGGATGCGGTTCAATACGAACCATGATAAAAATGCGTATGACGGACCTGCAGTAGAAAAATTCACTCCTCAAGGGGCACGAGCGACTGCCGTACTTACTTTTACGTATCCAGGAATTCCCTTAATCTATAATGGCGAAGAAGTTGGGAACACGAAGAGATTGGGATTGTTCGAAAAAACAGATATCGATTGGTCAAAGAATGCTGAGTTTCGAACGCTCTATGAAACCTTGTCGTTACTTCGCCGACAGCATCCGGCATTGGTGAGCGGATCATATTCGGCGGTACAAAATTCTGAGAACAAAAAAGTATTATCCTTCATTCGGATCAAAGGGGAAGATTCAGTGCTCGTGGTTATTAATTTTGGCTCGGCACCAGTAAACACGAAGCTGAAGCTTCAGACGAATTTGAATAGTAAGTGGAAAGATTTATTTACAAACAAGAATATTCTAATGACGAGTGGACAGATTGAGATGCAATTATCATCGTTAGGTTTTGTTGTCTTGAGTCCATTACCAGATAATTGA
- a CDS encoding dienelactone hydrolase family protein, whose amino-acid sequence MKLAFLTLVLASFVVARAEVIGKAVEYTAGGVTLKGYLAFDNSVKGKRPAVIVVHEWWGVTEYPKKRADMLAKLGYVAFAADMYGDGKIAENPTDAQKYAGESMKDFSALKGKFSAVIELLKNNELVDPNNIAAIGYCYGGGVVLNMARAGMDLKSVVSFHGNLAAVESAQKGKVKTKILVCNGGADKFTSKESIDNFKNEMKSAEVDFTFKSYRGALHAFSNPAATELGKKFNMPIAYNERADKKSWAEMQKFLKTTLK is encoded by the coding sequence ATGAAACTCGCATTTCTCACGCTTGTTCTTGCAAGCTTTGTTGTAGCACGCGCTGAAGTTATCGGTAAGGCCGTAGAATATACTGCAGGCGGTGTGACCCTGAAAGGCTACCTCGCTTTTGACAATTCAGTCAAAGGCAAACGGCCGGCTGTCATCGTCGTCCATGAATGGTGGGGCGTCACTGAGTATCCCAAGAAACGCGCGGATATGCTCGCGAAATTGGGCTATGTAGCATTCGCTGCCGATATGTACGGTGATGGCAAGATTGCCGAGAATCCGACCGACGCTCAAAAGTATGCCGGTGAATCGATGAAAGATTTTTCCGCGTTAAAAGGAAAATTCTCGGCTGTGATAGAACTTTTAAAGAACAATGAACTCGTTGATCCGAACAACATCGCAGCGATCGGCTATTGTTACGGCGGCGGTGTTGTATTGAATATGGCGCGTGCTGGAATGGATCTGAAGAGTGTCGTGAGTTTTCACGGCAATCTTGCTGCGGTCGAATCTGCACAAAAAGGAAAAGTGAAAACGAAAATTCTCGTGTGCAATGGCGGAGCCGACAAATTCACTTCGAAGGAAAGTATCGACAACTTTAAGAATGAAATGAAATCTGCCGAAGTAGATTTCACATTTAAATCGTATAGAGGAGCACTGCACGCGTTCTCCAATCCCGCGGCAACAGAGCTTGGCAAAAAGTTCAATATGCCTATCGCTTACAACGAACGAGCTGATAAGAAGTCATGGGCAGAGATGCAGAAATTTTTAAAGACAACGTTGAAGTAA
- a CDS encoding peptidylprolyl isomerase, whose amino-acid sequence MKKLALIILIAGVYSLQHAQPLSPQEREILQLQDQRFLGEGKLATYLKDQNVHLRYCAAIALANMQDSSTVEALAMSLKDSDKNVRAASALALGQLRTERAADELLSVMSSENNTTVLARILEALGKCGSLKTLDSLLNFSEREPMKFQPKEFAMCIARFAIRQIRTERSIWKCFEYASGNSQEECSAALFALWRSAPNGLIDLEISKHKEELIALAHNSHSDIRMHGATLLGRSKSKDAQEILDTLENTEANLNDWHVWVQIVRARVALSTANEMLLKYPEYLSAKNDHIKITALQTFSASPSPFGEQSYLAESLRVRVCGIAKDTTENEAVRGEALVALGKHFPKELESFLTWAADSQTSPRLKAKLLEGIAQQRTKQHLTILCHNLHHESNRVVMAAWDFIKPMLNPMILKNLGLDSMESSTLPKDIFTDAKSALAKNDMGITTVVANLFADTMVFKNFKRAGFADQIVDEFVSAFGNLTHSDDAEAKQAILEALGNMNNERAIPFLEKELLDSVRAIAAEAAASLHRLTGKEYSDRLPRQTITNRTEGDWNLLESIKPQQRVRIVTHRGELTLELMKEHAPFTVLNFVKLIKKGFYNGLYFHRVVPDFVVQGGDPRGDGWGGPGYTMRTEISTVNYERGSCGMASAGKDTEGSQFFITHISTPHLDGRYTIFAKVVQGMEVVDRLQIGDSIQTIQLVQE is encoded by the coding sequence GTGAAGAAATTAGCATTGATCATTCTTATTGCAGGCGTATATTCTCTTCAACACGCGCAGCCGTTATCACCGCAAGAACGTGAAATTCTTCAACTGCAAGATCAGCGCTTTTTAGGTGAAGGGAAACTTGCCACCTACCTAAAAGATCAAAATGTTCACCTCCGATACTGTGCTGCGATTGCGCTTGCAAACATGCAGGATTCTTCAACGGTGGAAGCGCTCGCAATGTCGTTGAAAGACAGCGACAAGAATGTCCGTGCAGCGTCAGCACTTGCATTGGGACAACTAAGAACAGAAAGAGCAGCTGATGAACTGCTTTCCGTGATGTCTTCAGAAAATAATACAACTGTTCTTGCAAGAATATTGGAGGCGTTAGGAAAATGCGGCTCTCTAAAAACCCTGGATTCATTACTTAATTTCAGCGAGCGGGAGCCGATGAAATTTCAGCCAAAAGAGTTTGCAATGTGCATCGCCCGTTTTGCAATCCGTCAGATAAGAACAGAACGATCCATTTGGAAGTGCTTCGAATATGCGAGCGGAAACTCGCAGGAAGAGTGCTCGGCCGCGCTCTTTGCACTCTGGAGGTCGGCGCCAAACGGATTAATCGATCTGGAAATATCGAAACATAAGGAAGAACTGATTGCGTTGGCTCATAATTCTCATTCAGATATTCGCATGCATGGTGCAACACTGCTCGGAAGATCGAAATCGAAAGATGCGCAGGAAATCTTAGATACGCTTGAAAATACTGAAGCGAATTTGAATGATTGGCATGTGTGGGTGCAGATTGTACGCGCGCGTGTAGCTCTTTCCACGGCGAATGAAATGTTGTTAAAATATCCCGAGTATCTTTCGGCGAAGAACGATCACATTAAAATTACAGCATTGCAAACTTTCAGCGCTTCGCCGTCTCCGTTTGGTGAACAATCATATTTAGCGGAATCTCTACGGGTAAGAGTATGCGGTATTGCAAAGGATACCACTGAAAATGAAGCTGTGCGCGGAGAGGCCCTTGTTGCACTGGGAAAACATTTTCCAAAAGAACTTGAGTCGTTTCTCACGTGGGCTGCCGATAGTCAAACTTCTCCGCGTCTGAAGGCAAAACTGCTGGAGGGAATAGCACAGCAAAGAACGAAACAGCATCTCACTATCCTGTGTCATAATCTTCATCACGAATCGAATCGCGTTGTAATGGCGGCTTGGGATTTTATCAAACCAATGCTCAATCCCATGATTCTTAAGAATCTTGGACTTGATTCAATGGAAAGTTCAACATTGCCAAAAGATATTTTTACAGATGCAAAAAGCGCACTGGCAAAAAATGATATGGGAATCACGACGGTTGTTGCTAATCTCTTTGCTGACACGATGGTTTTCAAGAATTTCAAACGTGCCGGGTTTGCCGATCAGATTGTTGATGAATTTGTCTCGGCATTTGGGAATCTTACTCATTCTGACGATGCGGAAGCAAAGCAGGCCATACTTGAAGCACTCGGCAATATGAACAATGAGCGCGCGATTCCTTTTTTAGAAAAGGAATTATTGGATTCAGTACGGGCAATTGCCGCTGAAGCCGCAGCATCGTTGCACCGTCTGACCGGAAAAGAGTATTCAGACAGATTGCCTCGGCAAACGATTACAAATCGCACTGAAGGAGACTGGAACCTTTTGGAAAGTATCAAGCCGCAGCAGCGCGTCCGCATTGTCACGCATCGCGGTGAACTCACGCTTGAGTTGATGAAAGAACATGCGCCGTTCACGGTGCTGAACTTTGTGAAATTGATCAAAAAAGGATTCTACAACGGTTTGTATTTTCACCGTGTTGTGCCGGATTTTGTAGTCCAGGGTGGTGATCCTCGGGGCGATGGCTGGGGCGGCCCCGGATATACAATGCGCACAGAAATATCAACCGTGAATTATGAACGAGGAAGCTGCGGTATGGCAAGCGCCGGAAAGGATACGGAAGGGAGTCAGTTCTTTATCACGCATATTTCAACACCGCATCTCGATGGACGCTACACGATCTTTGCAAAAGTAGTACAAGGGATGGAAGTTGTTGATCGTCTTCAAATAGGCGATTCGATACAGACGATACAGCTCGTGCAGGAATAG